The following proteins are encoded in a genomic region of Musa acuminata AAA Group cultivar baxijiao chromosome BXJ2-11, Cavendish_Baxijiao_AAA, whole genome shotgun sequence:
- the LOC135626264 gene encoding GATA transcription factor 1-like produces MALSEKAMTEPLEEETAAEACFADELLFMDFTSDPYHPPLEAASSSAATAAAGELQLHALLFQELFDPSGDGLPGLPTEGGDGGDEEEEELEWLANKDAFPALETSFEIPAPSRSGGGSGGGGSGIEAGAAMCAVGERPSPVSVLAAAASFSAPVRPRSKTRRRGRRVPTCFPPKPAAMAGAKRVCTLERRRCRHCQAEETPQWRAGPEGPKTLCNACGVRFKSGRLVPEYRPASSPTFSAAIHSNSHRRIVEMRRQKAVCERRSTTAPRRPSLLLR; encoded by the exons ATGGCGCTCTCAGAGAAGGCGATGACCGAGCCATTGGAGGAGGAGACCGCAGCGGAGGCGTGCTTTGCCGACGAACTCCTGTTTATGGACTTCACATCCGACCCTTACCATCCGCCACTTGAGGCGGCGTCATCCTCGGCCGCCACAGCTGCCGCAGGGGAGTTGCAGCTCCACGCCCTCCTCTTCCAGGAATTATTCGACCCGTCCGGAGATGGCCTTCCG GGGCTGCCGACGGAGGGAGGAGATGgaggagacgaggaggaagaggagctcGAGTGGCTCGCGAACAAGGACGCGTTTCCGGCGCTGGAGACGTCGTTCGAGATTCCCGCCCCCTCccgcagcggcggcggcagcggcggcggagggAGCGGAATCGAGGCCGGGGCCGCAATGTGCGCGGTGGGGGAGCGGCCGAGCCCTGTTTCGGTCCTGGCGGCCGCGGCTTCGTTCTCCGCGCCGGTGCGTCCGAGGAGCAAAACACGGAGGCGGGGACGGAGGGTGCCAACCTGCTTCCCCCCGAAGCCAGCCGCCATGGCCGGAGCGAAGAGGGTGTGCACCCTAGAGCGGCGGCGGTGCAGGCACTGCCAGGCGGAGGAGACGCCGCAGTGGCGGGCGGGGCCGGAAGGGCCGAAGACGCTCTGCAACGCGTGCGGCGTGAGGTTCAAATCCGGTCGTCTGGTCCCAGAGTACCGGCCGGCGAGCAGCCCCACCTTTTCCGCCGCCATCCACTCCAACTCCCACCGCCGCATCGTGGAGATGCGCCGTCAGAAGGCTGTCTGCGAGCGGCGGAGCACCACGGCGCCGCGCCGTCCCTCGTTACTCCTCCGTTGA